One window of the SAR202 cluster bacterium genome contains the following:
- a CDS encoding TMEM165/GDT1 family protein produces the protein MDLGNIGTAFALIFLAEFGDKTQFAVVGVSALARLRWAVFLGSAAAFIVLALAASIIGSIAGDLIPAEWVGIAAGTLFLVIGALTLRAALGHDADDGEAGAGGAKSQSFARVAASTFAMIFVAEMGDKSQLAVTGLAAESGDLLGSFIGSALALVTLTGLGIVGGAALSRYLKPKMIKTIAAVVFLGVGLVLLVGAIAAMR, from the coding sequence TTGGATCTCGGAAACATCGGTACGGCGTTCGCGCTGATCTTCCTGGCGGAGTTCGGTGACAAGACACAGTTTGCAGTTGTAGGCGTATCCGCCCTCGCGCGGCTGCGGTGGGCGGTCTTCCTCGGCTCTGCCGCCGCGTTCATTGTCCTTGCGCTGGCGGCGTCCATCATAGGCTCGATCGCCGGCGACTTGATCCCGGCCGAGTGGGTGGGTATTGCGGCCGGCACCCTGTTCCTGGTCATCGGGGCGCTGACCCTCCGCGCGGCCCTCGGTCACGACGCCGATGACGGCGAGGCAGGCGCCGGCGGCGCGAAGTCGCAGTCGTTCGCCCGAGTGGCCGCGTCCACGTTCGCGATGATCTTCGTCGCCGAGATGGGGGACAAGAGCCAGCTCGCCGTCACCGGCCTTGCCGCCGAGTCCGGCGACCTCCTCGGCAGCTTCATCGGCTCGGCGCTCGCGCTGGTGACGCTCACGGGCCTTGGCATAGTCGGCGGCGCCGCGCTTTCGCGCTACCTCAAGCCGAAGATGATCAAGACGATCGCGGCGGTGGTCTTCCTTGGCGTCGGCCTTGTGCTCCTCGTCGGCGCGATAGCCGCGATGAGGTAG
- a CDS encoding DUF2283 domain-containing protein, whose protein sequence is MRLSWGTDRVRDTREVARGVTIDVDPAGNVVGIDIESAGKVVDMTRQEAVAGFAMTNLLIK, encoded by the coding sequence ATACGCCTATCGTGGGGCACGGATAGGGTTCGTGATACGCGTGAGGTCGCGCGCGGCGTTACCATAGATGTGGACCCTGCCGGCAACGTCGTCGGCATCGACATCGAAAGCGCTGGCAAGGTGGTGGACATGACGCGGCAGGAGGCCGTCGCGGGCTTTGCGATGACGAACCTACTAATCAAGTGA
- the leuB gene encoding 3-isopropylmalate dehydrogenase: protein MKITIAALPGDGIGPDVIREAIKVVDAVGGKFGHKVEANWGKIGGIAIDESGTALPDATVEVIDNSDAILFGAVGGPKWDKVDAKVRPEAGILALRKNLGLYANLRPVKVYPQLINSSPIKPSYLKGVDMIILRELTGGLYFSKPKKRWTTSRGRRGVDTMYYTEQEVRRILKVGFELARGRKKLLTSADKFNVLESSRMWREIAIEMSADYPDVKLEHILADNLAMQLIRNPAHFDVVVSENMFGDILSDEASVLAGSMGMLPSASLAGLPNPNGRGKRPMSLYEPIHGSAPDIAGQGIANPIAAILSGAMMLRYSFGLEKEADAIEKSVEGVLAEGYRTKDIASDGGQLVTTSKMGDIIAGRV from the coding sequence ATGAAGATAACTATCGCAGCGCTGCCTGGGGACGGCATCGGCCCGGACGTAATCCGCGAGGCCATCAAGGTTGTGGACGCCGTCGGCGGCAAGTTCGGCCACAAGGTGGAGGCGAACTGGGGGAAGATCGGCGGCATCGCCATCGACGAGAGCGGCACCGCCCTCCCCGACGCAACCGTCGAGGTCATCGACAACAGCGACGCCATCCTCTTCGGCGCCGTGGGCGGGCCGAAGTGGGACAAGGTGGACGCGAAGGTGCGGCCGGAGGCGGGCATCCTGGCGCTGCGGAAGAACCTCGGCCTCTACGCCAACCTGAGGCCGGTGAAGGTCTACCCGCAGCTAATCAACTCCAGCCCAATCAAGCCGAGCTACCTCAAGGGCGTGGACATGATCATCCTGCGCGAGCTCACGGGCGGGCTGTACTTTTCAAAGCCGAAGAAGCGCTGGACCACCTCCCGCGGCCGCCGCGGCGTGGACACGATGTACTATACGGAGCAAGAGGTGCGCCGCATCCTCAAGGTGGGCTTCGAGCTCGCTCGCGGCCGCAAGAAGCTGCTCACGTCCGCCGACAAGTTCAACGTTCTGGAGTCCTCCCGCATGTGGCGCGAGATCGCCATCGAGATGTCCGCGGACTACCCGGACGTGAAGTTGGAGCACATCCTCGCGGACAACCTGGCGATGCAGCTCATCCGCAACCCGGCGCACTTCGACGTGGTTGTGTCCGAGAACATGTTCGGCGACATCCTCTCCGACGAGGCGTCCGTCCTGGCGGGCTCGATGGGCATGCTTCCGTCCGCCAGCCTGGCGGGCCTGCCGAACCCGAACGGGCGCGGCAAGCGGCCGATGAGCCTTTACGAGCCTATCCACGGCAGCGCCCCGGACATCGCCGGCCAGGGTATCGCCAACCCCATCGCCGCGATCCTCAGCGGCGCGATGATGCTCCGCTACTCCTTCGGCCTGGAGAAGGAGGCCGACGCCATAGAAAAGTCCGTCGAGGGCGTCCTGGCCGAAGGCTACCGCACGAAGGACATCGCCTCAGACGGCGGCCAGCTTGTCACGACGAGCAAGATGGGGGACATCATAGCCGGTCGGGTCTAA
- a CDS encoding DUF433 domain-containing protein: MANQSALIDSNPSVMMGKPVVSGTRITVEQILEALAAGETTDQLLEAYPRLTIEGIRAALAFAAKALSADVVYPHEEV, from the coding sequence ATGGCTAACCAGTCTGCACTTATCGATTCTAACCCGTCGGTCATGATGGGGAAGCCGGTGGTTTCTGGTACGCGGATCACGGTCGAGCAGATACTGGAGGCTCTGGCCGCCGGTGAGACTACCGATCAGCTTTTGGAGGCGTACCCCAGACTGACCATCGAGGGGATAAGGGCTGCTCTGGCATTTGCGGCCAAGGCCCTCAGCGCAGATGTCGTGTACCCGCACGAGGAGGTCTAG
- a CDS encoding FAD-binding oxidoreductase → MAITKDAVIVGGGVMGTAIIFNLATRGVRNTVLLERDTLGSGSTGRSSGAVRMHYSTTVNADLAWKSLKIFQNFGEIVGGDCGFVQTGYMVFVPGDSRDGLKYNIGIQQAVGIDTRIVSKEEARELAPMFEYQDDEAFAWEAQSGHADPSGTGLSYATRAREMGAQIVLQSPATNVEIKNGKVVAVETATERYETNTAVIATGPWSGRFMRKLGFDLPLEATRHEVFLLRRKLDQLPFHPGGGDMANLVYFRPEGSDLTLVGNGNAEDVANPDNYNPKYGTEHLEDVWLRLSKRLPAIADAEIFTGYAGLYTSTPDLHPIIDKVTGVEGLYICTGFSGHGFKLAPAIGVCVAEMVLDGKSKLVDFTPLRMDRFKEGNLNKTTYKFKVIA, encoded by the coding sequence ATGGCTATCACCAAGGACGCCGTTATCGTTGGCGGCGGTGTCATGGGCACTGCGATCATATTCAACCTGGCGACGCGCGGCGTCAGGAACACCGTTTTGCTGGAGCGGGACACCCTCGGCTCCGGTTCTACGGGCCGCTCCTCCGGCGCGGTGCGCATGCACTACTCCACAACCGTCAACGCGGACCTGGCATGGAAGAGCCTCAAAATCTTCCAGAACTTCGGCGAGATCGTCGGCGGGGACTGCGGCTTCGTGCAGACCGGCTACATGGTCTTTGTGCCGGGCGATTCCCGCGACGGGCTGAAGTACAACATCGGCATCCAGCAGGCGGTGGGCATTGATACGCGCATCGTCTCCAAGGAAGAGGCGCGCGAGCTTGCGCCGATGTTCGAGTACCAGGACGACGAGGCGTTCGCGTGGGAGGCGCAGTCCGGACACGCCGACCCGAGTGGCACCGGTCTCTCGTACGCTACGCGCGCCCGCGAGATGGGCGCGCAGATAGTACTGCAATCGCCTGCGACAAACGTGGAGATCAAGAACGGCAAGGTGGTAGCCGTAGAGACGGCCACAGAGCGCTATGAGACGAACACGGCGGTGATTGCCACAGGGCCGTGGTCCGGCCGCTTCATGCGCAAGCTCGGCTTCGACCTGCCGCTGGAGGCGACGCGCCACGAAGTTTTTCTCCTGCGGCGCAAGCTGGACCAGCTACCGTTCCACCCCGGCGGCGGCGACATGGCCAACCTGGTCTACTTCCGCCCGGAGGGCTCCGATCTTACGCTTGTCGGCAACGGCAATGCCGAGGACGTGGCCAACCCGGACAACTACAACCCGAAGTACGGTACTGAGCACCTGGAAGACGTATGGCTGCGCCTTTCGAAGCGGCTGCCGGCGATTGCGGACGCCGAGATCTTCACCGGCTACGCGGGACTGTACACGTCCACTCCTGACCTTCACCCGATCATCGACAAGGTGACCGGCGTCGAGGGGCTTTACATCTGCACAGGCTTCAGCGGCCACGGCTTCAAGCTCGCCCCGGCCATCGGCGTGTGCGTAGCGGAGATGGTCCTTGACGGAAAGTCGAAGCTCGTGGACTTCACGCCCCTGCGCATGGACCGCTTCAAGGAAGGCAACCTCAACAAGACTACCTACAAGTTCAAGGTGATAGCTTAG
- a CDS encoding response regulator, with the protein MLQPCTRILVQSPQFGNIGVATPDGNLYCRAAPLASAVNVSDRAYFQRAVTAKNFAVGDYLIGRVTGRASLTVGYPTYDESGEMQSLLFAAIDLGWLNDGAAASGLPDGSEVFAADTRGSILARFPDSAGSVGKALSDFGLPAESLASGNPVTGLDGTDRLYSVEAAHYQVTTIYFAGGIPASVVFAGANAEIARDLLALAGIVVLTAAAAWFTGGFLVLRPIREISIATRALSAGDLSSRARVLGAAKELDQLAASFNEMANTIESRDREVQDSAKAIKAANAKLNAVVDASPIGIASLDAKGNIVIWNRSAQVITGWTVEDAVGRPLPITVDEKPVYGNGLAAALRDGKTVAGTEIRARRKDGAPVDLNMSAAPLRGPGGSIEGAIVMMTDVTEKNRLRDQLVQSQKVESIGWLAAGVAHDFNNLLVPIMGYAELVSETMPPGDRAREDLNEISRAAEQARNLTRQLLAFSRQQVMEPQTFDLNQLILDMDKLFQRVIGENIELTSLPAEGIWPVCADPGQIQQVLMNLVVNARDAMHSGGKITVETSNAVLDDEYVALHPDATAGEHVMLAVTDTGTGMTDEVKRHLFEPFFTTKERGKGTGLGLATCHGIIRQSGGTIWVYSELGRGTTFKVYLPRAQGAPQATRVEAEYFGGGNETVLVVEDDDRVRRVAVRTLSEIGYRVHEAWDSESALAVFYGEGPSIALLVTDVVMPGSNGRELADGLRRRFPSLKVLFMTGYTDDTVIRHVVLEQGAAVLQKPFTPRTLAKRVRQVLDTPIVGHG; encoded by the coding sequence GTGCTCCAGCCTTGCACGCGCATACTCGTCCAGAGCCCGCAATTCGGCAATATCGGCGTGGCTACTCCCGATGGGAATCTCTACTGCAGGGCTGCGCCCCTGGCCTCCGCCGTAAACGTTTCGGACAGGGCCTATTTCCAGCGCGCCGTTACCGCGAAAAACTTTGCTGTCGGCGACTACCTGATCGGCAGGGTGACCGGCAGGGCTTCGCTTACTGTGGGCTATCCGACGTACGACGAGTCCGGTGAGATGCAGTCCTTGCTCTTTGCCGCAATCGACCTCGGGTGGCTCAACGATGGCGCCGCCGCTTCCGGCCTGCCGGACGGGTCGGAGGTGTTCGCGGCGGATACACGCGGGTCAATCCTGGCGCGGTTCCCGGATTCCGCAGGATCAGTGGGGAAGGCCCTGTCCGACTTCGGCTTGCCCGCCGAGTCGCTGGCCTCCGGCAACCCGGTGACAGGCCTTGACGGAACGGACCGTCTCTATTCCGTTGAGGCGGCGCATTACCAGGTTACGACTATCTACTTCGCCGGCGGCATACCCGCTTCAGTCGTATTCGCCGGGGCAAACGCGGAGATTGCCCGGGACCTCCTGGCGCTGGCGGGAATCGTTGTGCTGACGGCGGCCGCGGCGTGGTTCACCGGAGGCTTCCTGGTGCTCCGGCCTATCAGAGAGATCTCCATTGCTACTCGCGCCCTGTCGGCAGGCGATCTAAGCAGCCGCGCCCGCGTTTTGGGGGCGGCGAAAGAGCTTGACCAGCTTGCCGCATCATTCAATGAGATGGCGAACACCATTGAGTCTAGGGACCGAGAGGTGCAGGACTCGGCGAAGGCCATCAAGGCAGCTAACGCGAAACTGAACGCTGTTGTTGATGCTTCGCCGATCGGGATAGCCTCTCTGGACGCAAAAGGCAACATTGTGATCTGGAACCGCTCCGCCCAGGTCATCACTGGGTGGACGGTAGAAGATGCAGTGGGGCGCCCGCTCCCTATTACCGTCGACGAGAAGCCGGTTTACGGAAACGGGTTGGCTGCTGCCCTCCGGGATGGGAAGACCGTCGCAGGAACAGAGATTAGAGCGCGCCGAAAAGACGGCGCTCCGGTTGACCTCAATATGTCCGCCGCGCCATTGCGAGGGCCGGGCGGATCAATCGAAGGCGCTATTGTCATGATGACGGACGTTACCGAGAAGAACAGGCTCCGCGATCAACTTGTTCAATCCCAGAAGGTTGAGAGCATCGGCTGGCTGGCGGCGGGCGTCGCGCACGACTTCAATAACCTCCTCGTCCCCATAATGGGTTACGCAGAGCTAGTGTCCGAAACCATGCCCCCAGGCGATAGGGCCAGGGAAGACCTCAACGAGATATCCAGGGCCGCCGAACAGGCGCGCAACCTGACTCGGCAGCTGCTTGCCTTCTCTCGGCAGCAGGTGATGGAGCCTCAGACCTTCGACCTCAACCAGCTCATCCTGGACATGGACAAGCTGTTCCAGCGCGTGATCGGAGAGAACATAGAGCTGACTTCGTTGCCCGCGGAAGGGATATGGCCGGTGTGCGCAGACCCCGGGCAGATACAGCAAGTCCTCATGAACCTGGTCGTGAACGCCCGGGACGCGATGCACAGCGGCGGAAAAATTACCGTTGAGACATCGAATGCTGTACTTGATGACGAATACGTGGCCCTGCATCCGGATGCGACTGCAGGTGAGCACGTTATGCTTGCGGTGACGGATACGGGTACAGGGATGACAGACGAGGTCAAGAGACACCTTTTTGAGCCGTTCTTCACCACGAAGGAGCGCGGGAAGGGCACTGGCCTGGGCCTGGCGACATGCCACGGGATCATCCGGCAGAGCGGCGGCACAATCTGGGTATACAGCGAGCTCGGCCGCGGCACCACCTTCAAAGTGTACTTGCCCAGGGCGCAGGGGGCGCCACAGGCAACCAGAGTGGAGGCGGAATACTTTGGAGGAGGAAACGAGACCGTCCTGGTGGTCGAGGACGATGATCGAGTCCGGCGCGTGGCCGTCAGAACGCTTTCGGAAATAGGGTATCGAGTGCACGAAGCGTGGGACAGCGAAAGCGCTTTGGCTGTGTTCTACGGCGAGGGTCCATCCATAGCACTGCTGGTCACCGACGTAGTTATGCCCGGGTCCAACGGCAGGGAGCTGGCTGACGGCCTACGCCGCCGATTCCCGTCCCTAAAGGTCCTCTTCATGACCGGATACACGGATGATACCGTTATCCGCCACGTGGTGCTTGAGCAGGGCGCGGCGGTGCTCCAGAAGCCATTCACCCCCAGGACTCTTGCAAAAAGGGTCCGTCAGGTGTTAGATACGCCTATCGTGGGGCACGGATAG